The Mangrovibacterium diazotrophicum DNA window TGCGCGCTGGTTTACCTTTGCAGCAAGGCTTGCTGAATGTATTTGATAAAGCAGAAAACGCGTTCATTTCGGCCTATCGTAAATACGACGATGAGGGTGAGTTTCATATTGAATTCGAGTACCTGGCGACTCCGGATTTGAGCGAGAAGGTGGTGATGATCACCGACCCTATGCTGGCATCGGGTGCGTCGATGGAAATTGCTTACAAGGCGATGATGCAAAAAGGCGATCCAAGTCATGTGCATCTGGTCTCAATTATTGCAAGTCGCAAAGGAGTTGATTATGTGAAAGAACACATTAAGGATAAAAATGTGACGCTTTGGTTGGGTGCAATCGACGAAGAGATGACGATGAAATCGTACATCGTGCCAGGTTTGGGTGATGCCGGTGATTTGGCATTTGGGCCTAAAATTGATTCACACTAGAAGATATTTTCGAAACAAGATAGATGAGCCGGAGTTGTCCGGTTTTTTTATTTTTTCACAGCTTCAACCGAGAAAACCATTGGAATTTTATTGTCAAGATGCTCAATCCGGTATTGGTTTTTGCCGCAGGAAACAGTTTTGTTGAAACAATTGTAGGGGGAATAATCAAACTCATCGAAAGCCTCAATGGTGAGGCTATTTTTTATAAGGCTGTTCAGCACTTCGCTTGTCGGGTGATTCCAGCAAACTGATTCGAGTTCAATCGGTGCATCCCGGTCTGTGTAAGTTCCGGTTTCCGTTTCAACAATCGTTTCGCGGTTAAAATAATCGTATTGAATGCGGCTGAAATTGGCATCGAAAATCCAAACCATCGGGTGGAACTCAACTAACAGGAGGCGTCCTCCGGGCTTCAGGAAATGCGAAATAACAGACGCCCACTTGTCCAGATCGGGCAACCAGCCGATAACACCGTAGCTGGTAAATACCAAATCGAAATTGTCTTCCAGTTGATTGGGGAGATCGTACAAGTCGCAACAAATAAAACGGACCTTTGCATTGCAGTCACAGGCCAACTGTCGTCCCCGCTCAATTGCCTCGTCAGAAAGATCGACTGCCGTTACTTCGGCACCCAAGCGGGCCAGCGAAATACTGTCCTGTCCGAAATGGCATTGCAGGTGGAGAACTTTTTTGCCTGTAAGATTCCCCAGTCGCTCAAGTTCAATGGGGCGCAGAGAGTTGCCGCCTCGGATGAATTCATTTACCTGGTAGAAGTCCGATTCAAAATGAATGGCTGTTCGGGCGTTCCAAAGTTTCCGGTTGATCTCGATGTAGTTTTTGTCCATTTCGATTTGTTTTGAAAGGTGTTTGAAGGTATTAACTTTACAGTTTAAAGGCAAAGAAAAATATGATTGAACTGAACGAGGAGCAAAAACAAGCGTTTTCGAAAGCTGCTGCAT harbors:
- the upp gene encoding uracil phosphoribosyltransferase; its protein translation is MKIHNLSESTSIFNQYISEIRDENIQRDPLRFRRNLERLGEVFAYEISKTLEYKVSDVKTPLGIAQVPVLKQQPVLATILRAGLPLQQGLLNVFDKAENAFISAYRKYDDEGEFHIEFEYLATPDLSEKVVMITDPMLASGASMEIAYKAMMQKGDPSHVHLVSIIASRKGVDYVKEHIKDKNVTLWLGAIDEEMTMKSYIVPGLGDAGDLAFGPKIDSH
- a CDS encoding class I SAM-dependent methyltransferase, yielding MDKNYIEINRKLWNARTAIHFESDFYQVNEFIRGGNSLRPIELERLGNLTGKKVLHLQCHFGQDSISLARLGAEVTAVDLSDEAIERGRQLACDCNAKVRFICCDLYDLPNQLEDNFDLVFTSYGVIGWLPDLDKWASVISHFLKPGGRLLLVEFHPMVWIFDANFSRIQYDYFNRETIVETETGTYTDRDAPIELESVCWNHPTSEVLNSLIKNSLTIEAFDEFDYSPYNCFNKTVSCGKNQYRIEHLDNKIPMVFSVEAVKK